A genomic stretch from Argiope bruennichi chromosome 2, qqArgBrue1.1, whole genome shotgun sequence includes:
- the LOC129961572 gene encoding uncharacterized protein LOC129961572 isoform X1 codes for MADLKYTVRPMTKDDVPGTLEVWRQTGMQEGTHCLYTWLEVDKEAFNIAVLDSGEVIAACCAVLHHPDFAFVGIYCCLEKYRGCGVGKKVWDACMKHVGERNVALNAVPGKLELYRDKGGFPIVETRWTSVVNETEEPINHEPLSDQVPDGVTIEPFQEAFLPAMSEYDHALMGYDRKLALELNCKEVDSQSLVAFKDGKCVGFGTIKISCQKCGQVGPLYADDAAVAEVILRRLIVSLPKAKGFAMMTISTNIPANDFIKKIGCPTTEECPRLYRKEKLEVDTNKVFAHWDLNFSPY; via the exons ATGGCAGATCTTAAGTATACAGTGCGTCCGATGACCAAAGATGATGTACCCGGAACTTTGGAGGTATGGCGACAAACAGGAATGCAGGAAGGCACTCATTGTCTGTATACATGGCTAGAAGTGGACAAAGAAGCATTTAACATTGCTGTGCTAGACTCAG GTGAAGTCATAGCTGCGTGCTGTGCAGTTCTTCATCATCCTGATTTTGCGTTTGTTGGAATCTACTGTTGTCTAGAAAAATACCGTGGCTGCGGTGTCGGTAAAAAA gtATGGGATGCATGCATGAAACACGTTGGTGAAAGGAATGTAGCTCTGAATGCCGTGCCAGGAAAGCTGGAATTATACCGAGACAAAGGAGGATTTCCCATTGTTGAGACCAGATGGACCTCTGTTGTAAATGAAACCGAAGAGCCCATAAACCATGAGCCCCTTTCAGACCAAGTACCGGATGGAGTTACCATCGAACCTTTCCAAGAGGCCTTCCTGCCAGCTATGTCAGAGTATGACCATGCTCTAATGGGGTATGACAGAAAATTAGCTCTGGAGCTCAATTGTAAAGAAGTTGATAGCCAATCGCTGGTTGCCTTTAAAGACGGAAAGTGCGTGGGATTTGGTACTATCAAGATAAGTTGTCAAAAATGTGGGCAGGTTGGTCCTTTGTATGCAGATGATGCAGCTGTGGCGGAGGTTATATTAAGGAGGTTGATAGTTTCGTTGCCTAAGGCAAAAGGATTCGCCATGATGACCATCAGTACCAATATTCCTGctaatgatttcataaaaaagattgGCTGTCCAACAACAGAAGAATGCCCTCGGTTATATAGAAAGGAAAAGCTGGAAGTTGATACCAATAAAGTCTTTGCACATTGGGATCTTAATTTCTCCccttactaa
- the LOC129961572 gene encoding uncharacterized protein LOC129961572 isoform X2: MAQKGEVIAACCAVLHHPDFAFVGIYCCLEKYRGCGVGKKVWDACMKHVGERNVALNAVPGKLELYRDKGGFPIVETRWTSVVNETEEPINHEPLSDQVPDGVTIEPFQEAFLPAMSEYDHALMGYDRKLALELNCKEVDSQSLVAFKDGKCVGFGTIKISCQKCGQVGPLYADDAAVAEVILRRLIVSLPKAKGFAMMTISTNIPANDFIKKIGCPTTEECPRLYRKEKLEVDTNKVFAHWDLNFSPY; the protein is encoded by the exons ATGGCTCAAAAag GTGAAGTCATAGCTGCGTGCTGTGCAGTTCTTCATCATCCTGATTTTGCGTTTGTTGGAATCTACTGTTGTCTAGAAAAATACCGTGGCTGCGGTGTCGGTAAAAAA gtATGGGATGCATGCATGAAACACGTTGGTGAAAGGAATGTAGCTCTGAATGCCGTGCCAGGAAAGCTGGAATTATACCGAGACAAAGGAGGATTTCCCATTGTTGAGACCAGATGGACCTCTGTTGTAAATGAAACCGAAGAGCCCATAAACCATGAGCCCCTTTCAGACCAAGTACCGGATGGAGTTACCATCGAACCTTTCCAAGAGGCCTTCCTGCCAGCTATGTCAGAGTATGACCATGCTCTAATGGGGTATGACAGAAAATTAGCTCTGGAGCTCAATTGTAAAGAAGTTGATAGCCAATCGCTGGTTGCCTTTAAAGACGGAAAGTGCGTGGGATTTGGTACTATCAAGATAAGTTGTCAAAAATGTGGGCAGGTTGGTCCTTTGTATGCAGATGATGCAGCTGTGGCGGAGGTTATATTAAGGAGGTTGATAGTTTCGTTGCCTAAGGCAAAAGGATTCGCCATGATGACCATCAGTACCAATATTCCTGctaatgatttcataaaaaagattgGCTGTCCAACAACAGAAGAATGCCCTCGGTTATATAGAAAGGAAAAGCTGGAAGTTGATACCAATAAAGTCTTTGCACATTGGGATCTTAATTTCTCCccttactaa